The Coleofasciculus sp. FACHB-1120 region TGACCATAGTAGTCCAAAATCTGCTTGACCCGTTGGCGACTCAATGAATCCGTATCTTCTGCATATTGAATCCATAAGCCGCCAACTTGGCTTTGATGATAGTCGAACGATTGCCCCGAAGGCTGGGGAACCAGACCTATGTCTACCCCTTCTACCTGACGCAAATGGGCAGCAATTTCCCGATATACCGCTAAGGGCAACTCAGGGAAGCGAATTTGATACCGCAGCCGTTCTCCTCCAGCAGTCTGCACCCTTTCAACTCCTAAAACAACTGAATCGATCGTGGTACTTGTTTAAGCTTGAGTAGAGCCATTAGCCATTAATCGCTGGTTTGTTCGCAGGAGCAACAGCCGTCGGGGTACCGGGTTGATCAGGCGTTGCAATTGGTTTTTCTCCAACTCGTCGAGCAACTTCTCTTCCGTATTGCTCCAGAATTACCACCGGACTGGCACCATTATTGACTTCAATCCGCTTGACTAGCACCTGTCCATTGGATAAACGCTGTCCCACTCCGACGTAGCGACTTGGCTCGTTTGGTACCTTCACAATTGCCTGAGGTTGACCACCCACCTGAACCACACCTGTGACTTCTACACTTCTTGCCAGGTTGGGTTCTGGTAGCGGCGGCAGTTTCGGTAGCAGTGGCGCGGGAGCAGGAATCCGAGGAGCCGTAGCAATCCGACTACCTGGAGTTACGCCGTTTCTGGTTCCCGGAGGTGTTACGTTTCTCCTACCCGCAGTCGCCCCATTTCGGGCACCAGGAGTGTTAGCGGGTCGTACCGTCGTCCTTGCACCAGCACTCCCCCGACTGCCTCCAGGCGTTCTGGAAGGTCTGATACCGGGTAGGGGGGGCGGTACGGGAACGGAACGCCTAGTAGGAGCCAAACCTTGAGGAGGCGCTAGACCAGGAGCCGGAAACGGAGGGGGAGGCGCACCCGAACCCGTCTCGTTGGGTGTTACTTCTACAATTGGCGTTAGGGGAACAAGTGCAAACGGATCTTGCCGCCCTTTCTGAATCTCTCGTATCCGCGCATCCGAATTAGTGGAGGGAATTAAGCCGGAAAGACCAGGAACGCTTGCTGGTTTTTGGGCAACTGTCGGATTGGAAAAAGTTGACTTACCTACGGGAGTTGATGGAGCTGTTGGTGAAGCAGTTGGTACAGCAGACGGAGCGGGAACTGGAGCAATGCTAGGGCTAGGAGCTACAGCCGTATCCTCTCCCTGAGAACAGCCACCCACTGCCAGAGCCAGTATCCCCAAAAACGCAATCCATGAATGTTGACGCATGACCAGTCCCCCAGTGCTTTACCTGCATCCGCCAATAGAAATTCCCTGTTTGCTTTCAACAGTTCTAATATATATGCGGATAATTTATTTGATTAAATGTGTGCAAAAACACCCACTTATATACCATTTTAATGGACTGAGATCAAACTATCGCATTTGTGTTACTTTCTTCACTGAACCGGGAATCTCCGTTTCCCCGGTTGTTGAAAGTGTCAATCGTCAGTCCCTGCCATTAACTTTTTCAGAGAATCCAGTCCCTTTTTGACTCGCCGAGAAACTGTCACTACACTGATGTCTAAGCGTTCTGCAACTTCTTTTTGCGTTAAGTCGTGTAAAAAAACAAATTCCAAGATTTCGCGGGTTCGATTTTCTAGCTGAACCAAAGCTTGTTGCAGGCGAAGCTGGTCTTCTTGTGCTAACTGAAAACTCCGATATTGGGGGTCTGGGACGATTTCACCTAAGCAAGTTTCACCTTCCGAACCATCCCCTAGGGGTACATCTAAGCTGACAAGTTCACGGTTTTGAAAGGCTAACTTGATTTCCTGCCATTCTGTCTGTGAAATTTCTAGCTTTGCTACCACCTCTGAATCGGTAGGGGGTCGGTTGTACTTTTGCTGGAAAGACCGGGTCAAAGAAACTGCCTGATAGTGTAGCGCTTCCCAACGCCGAGGAATGCGGAATGAGCCACCTTTATCCCGTAAATAGTGCTGAATTTCTCCGCGAATGTAGGGGATGGCAAAAGAACTGAAGGCATGACCCTTGGACAAGTCAAAGCGCTCAATCGCTCGAATTAAGCCTAAACAGCCGACCTGAAGTAAGTCTTCGTAGCTTTCCGTACACTGATTCGTCCAGTGATGTGCTTCTTTTCTGACCAATCCAAAATTCAGTTTTACCAGCTGATTGCGAACAGTATCTGAGCGATTTTGCTGGTACTCTCGTAACAGCCTTAGGCTTTCAAGCTTCAGTTCCGGAGTGGCAGTGCTATACATATACGAAGTTCAGTTGGTAGAGTGGCCCGGTTAAAAACGTTTGTTTCTGTTGTTATATTCTGTTTTTGAAGTGGGTGCTGTGATGCTAAACATCGGTTTCAATAACCAAACTTTAAGCCGGAACGCTAACAAATGCAGTTGGGGAAACGCCTAGGACTGTAGCATTTTCCCCAAATTGCGATAGGTTGCTTTCTTTTCCTCGCTTCAAAATTCAGTTTATTCTCTGACCCTGATCAATTACAACAGCATTTTCACCGAGAGACTCGCTTGAGGTAATCACTCACATGATTGCGGAGTGTAAACAGAACCACGAAGCAGCAAATGCTGACCTGGCGAAAAGAAAGAAAAAAGGGGCTTCCAAACCCCTTTTCCTCACCCGCACGCAAAGCCAAGCCGCGTGGTTCGCTGCTAATGAGCAGATTGAAGCCTATTCTGGTGAAATCCGAGCATAGAAGATGCCGCGAATTTTCACTTCTTTGGCTTCGCCAGCGCCTAGATCGGTATCGGATGGCTGCTCGCTCTCAAACGTACCGGCAATTTCACCAGTAAGGTTATCTACTTTAGCAACTTGGAGAGAAATTTCGCCCTTAAGGGTTTCGGCACGCTTCACATTGGCACGTGTCAATGCTTCCTGATCGGCTTGGCTGGGGAGTGCCACTGCATTATCATAGCCAGTGACAACACCGCGACCCTTGGGATCGAGGAAAGCCGCTCCCCGATAGGAGGGAACGTTAAATTCGCCTTCAAAGTCAGTTGAGGTGTTAATACTGTCCATTCCTGGCTGGCTTTTGGCAACCAGATTTTTGATCGTGAATAGGAAGGGTACTCGCTCACCACCGGGTAGCTGGACGGTAATGGCTTGGAAGTCGAGACCATCTTGTTCAATAAAGGTCAAACGACGATCTTCGTCAACTTGCAATTTACCCAGCACCTGATCGATGCTAGAAGTATATCGGGTCAACAACTTACCCTGAACGAATTGGGCGGATTGCCGTTTGTTAGTCGATTCTTCTTTGACAAAGAAGCTGGTTGGCTGCAAGCACAGGTTCGTCAAAGAATAAGACTGACCAGGCTGAATAGGAATGGCTCCGCGTGTCGTTTCTGACAGTTGCGGACAGTTATTCGCAAGCCCTGTACCTCGAATTTGGTCGTAAGTGAGTGGAGTGGGAACGCTGGTCGCAGATGCTGGACCTTCACTACAAGCAGTTAATACTCCCAAGCACAAAGCTAGGAAGGCAACAATGAAAGCGCGATACCTCATGGTCAACCTCAAATATTTAATCTAGGAATCCCTACCAGTAGAATCTGGGATTGGGCTTAAGTTACAACAGACAAAAGTGAAATTCTTAATTAGGCTCGGAATGGTTCGGCTCAGAATCTCTACAGTGAATTTTACAAGGCTTTGTGTTGCCTTTATCCGGAAGCTCAGTGTAAATTGACCATTCCAGTCAGTGAAAGACTCGGTTAAAGTTGAGTTGATCAAACGGAGTAAAGGGGATGGCGTGAACAGCGATCAGAATTTAGAATTGGGGCTTCTGAAGCCGGAACTGCAAGCGATCGCTACTTCTGTTCGCGCTTTAGCACAGACTTGCCAGGGGGATACTCTGGCTCTATTGGCGTTGCTGCGGGCGTTAGAAAGTTGGCATCGTGAGATTCGAGATGGCGTGTTTCAGGAGTCTTTGCCGGATAATCGTCAAGCTCTATACGCTCTGCTGAAGGATATGGAAGAAGGGGGCGGCTGGCCCTACATTGAGCGCATGAAGCTGCGATCGCTGTTGGAAAAGCTCTCAGCCGCAGAATCGCCCAATTCTTCACACCCTCTACCACTGGAGTCAGAAACTCACCCACCTCAGCCTGGTTGAAGTTACACGGTTGAAGGCAAAACTCTTTCACTGGCGTGGCTCTAGGCGTGTGAAGTTGTCAATCTTTATTGGGCTATAGAGTACAACAAATGCTAAGATCCTCCAGTTATTAATGCAATCTCTGAACACTAACCCCCTGCTTAATTTATGCCGGTTGCTGTTAATCCGATTAAGTTTGGTACAGATGGCTGGCGAGGCATCATCGCCGCAGAATTTACGTTTGAGCGGGTGGCTTTGGTAGCACCGTTGGCGGCACAAGTCCTGGCAAATGTCTATGGCGAGACGACGGGTAGCCGCACAATTATTGTGGGTTATGACCGGCGCTTTATGGCGGAAACGTTCGCCCGTAAAGCGGCCCAAGTCGTGCAAGCAGCCGGATTTGAGGTGCTGCTGAGCAGTAGTTATGCCCCCACACCGGCATTTAGCTGGGCGGCTTATCAACGGAGAGCTTTGGGAGCTTTGGTGATAACCGCTAGTCATAATCCCGGATCATATTTAGGGTTAAAAGTCAAGGGTGCATTTGGAGGATCGGTACCTCCGGAAATTACTCAGCAGATTGAAGCGTTGTTAGAGAAGGAACCGTCACCTGACTCGACGATGGCGGGCAGCTTGGAGATGTTCGACCCGTGGCCCAATTACTGCGAAGCACTACGGGCGAAAGTCGATATTGCTTGCATTCAGGATGCGATCGCCCAAAATAAGCTCACTGTTTTTGCTGATGTGATGCACGGTGCGGCTGCAACTGGACTGGAACAACTGCTGCAAATGCCAATTCAGGAAATTAATAGTTCCCGCGACCCTTTATTTGGTGGCGGTGCGCCGGAACCTTTGCCGCGTTACCTTTCCCAGATGTTTCGGCAGATGCGGACTCACCGACGCCGCAACGGTGATGGGTTAACAGTGGGGTTCGTGTTTGATGGAGATAGCGATCGCATTGCGGCTGTCGATGGACAGGGAAATTTCCTCAGTTCCCAAATCCTCATCCCAATTTTGATCGAACACATGGCATCTCGGCGGGGATTGACGGGCGAAGTCGTGAAAACAGTGAGTGGTTCCGACTTGTTTCCCCGCGTCGCGGCCCTGTACAATCTGCCGGTGTATGAGACGCCAATTGGCTACAAGTACATCGCCGACCGGATGCTAACAACTCAGGTGTTAGTCGGTGGTGAAGAGTCCGGAGGGATTGGCTACGGCAATCATATTCCAGAACGGGATGGGCTGTTGTCAGCGCTGTATCTGCTGGAAGCGATCGCGCAATCAGGAATGGATCTCAGCGATCTTTACCAGCGTTTGCAAGAAAAAACCGGCTTTCATTCTGCCTACGATCGCATTGACCTACCATTAGCGAGTATGGAAGTGCGATCGCGCCTGCTAGAACAATTACAAAATACGCCTTTAACCGAGATTGCCGGTCGGTCGGTGATTGATTGCCTAACGATTGATGGTTATAAGTTCCGCTTAGCAGATGATAGTTGGTTGATGATTCGCTTCAGCGGAACCGAACCCGTTTTGCGGTTGTACTGCGAAGCGCCAACGCTGAAGCAAGTTCATCACACCTTAGAGTGGGCGAACAAGTGGGCGAATTCAGTTTAAGCCCTACAAAGTATATCCCTACAAAGTATCTGGATCGGCGTCCCATTTCCGTAGTTCGCAGCAAAAGGAGTCGGCTTAAGCTTGAGTTAACTCCTTTTTGTGAATAAGCAAAAATAGATTTCAATGTTAACTAAACCAGAGACTTTCAACACTCCTTCTGATCCATGATTAGGAATGCGGAATACCAAGGAATTGGATTATTTGTTAATGTAAGTCTTGGTTTTTAGATTCAATATAATGACGGGTATAGGTTGGATATTTTAGCACTGATATCGAGACGGTGAAAACGGTTGGCTTGTTGCTGACAATATCCCTCCTTACTACTACACAGATAAAAGCGGACTTAGCCAAACTTGCCCCTTTCTGTGGCAATCTGAGAAACAGAGAGGAAAGCCAAAATTAAAGAAAAGGTTATGCAAACCCTGCCCAATCCAAGCACTACCAGTGCATCTTCCAGTCAACCCTCCTTTGACACCACTATCAAGCGGCGCAAAACTCGTCCCGTCAAAGTGGGGAATGTCACGATTGGCGGCAACTACCCAGTGGTAGTGCAGTCGATGATTAATGAAGACACCCTTGATATTGATGGGTCGGTTGCCGGAATTCGCCGCCTGCACGAGATTGGCTGCGAAATTGTCCGCGTTACCGTGCCAAGTATCGGTCATGCGAAAGCTTTAGCGGAAATCAAGCATAAATTAGCTCAAACCTATCAACCAGTGCCGCTGGTCGCTGATGTGCATCACAACGGCATGAAGATTGCCCTGGAAGTTGCTAAGCACGTTGATAAGGTGCGAATTAATCCGGGGTTGTATGTGTTTGAAAAGCCAAAGTCGGATAGAAGCGAATATACCCAAGCTGAATTTGACGAAATTGGCGAAAAGATCCGCGAAACTTTAGAACCCTTGGTAGTTTCCTTGCGCGATCAAGGTAAGGCAATGCGAATCGGTGTCAACCACGGTTCTCTTGCCGAACGGATGCTGTTTACCTACGGCGATACTCCAGAAGGCATGGTGGAATCTGCCTTAGAATTTATCAAAATTTGTGAATCTCTCAACTTCCGCAACCTGGTAATTTCTCTAAAAGCCTCGCGGGTGCCAGTGATGTTAGCCGCTTATCGTCTGATG contains the following coding sequences:
- the ispG gene encoding (E)-4-hydroxy-3-methylbut-2-enyl-diphosphate synthase yields the protein MQTLPNPSTTSASSSQPSFDTTIKRRKTRPVKVGNVTIGGNYPVVVQSMINEDTLDIDGSVAGIRRLHEIGCEIVRVTVPSIGHAKALAEIKHKLAQTYQPVPLVADVHHNGMKIALEVAKHVDKVRINPGLYVFEKPKSDRSEYTQAEFDEIGEKIRETLEPLVVSLRDQGKAMRIGVNHGSLAERMLFTYGDTPEGMVESALEFIKICESLNFRNLVISLKASRVPVMLAAYRLMAQRMDELGMDYPLHLGVTEAGDGEYGRIKSTAGIAPLLADGIGDTIRVSITEAPEKEIPVCYSILQALGLRKTMVEYVACPSCGRTLFNLEEVLHEVREATKHLTGLDIAVMGCIVNGPGEMADADYGYVGKQPGFISLYRGREEIKKVPESQGVEELINLIKADGRWVDP
- a CDS encoding phosphoglucomutase/phosphomannomutase family protein; translated protein: MPVAVNPIKFGTDGWRGIIAAEFTFERVALVAPLAAQVLANVYGETTGSRTIIVGYDRRFMAETFARKAAQVVQAAGFEVLLSSSYAPTPAFSWAAYQRRALGALVITASHNPGSYLGLKVKGAFGGSVPPEITQQIEALLEKEPSPDSTMAGSLEMFDPWPNYCEALRAKVDIACIQDAIAQNKLTVFADVMHGAAATGLEQLLQMPIQEINSSRDPLFGGGAPEPLPRYLSQMFRQMRTHRRRNGDGLTVGFVFDGDSDRIAAVDGQGNFLSSQILIPILIEHMASRRGLTGEVVKTVSGSDLFPRVAALYNLPVYETPIGYKYIADRMLTTQVLVGGEESGGIGYGNHIPERDGLLSALYLLEAIAQSGMDLSDLYQRLQEKTGFHSAYDRIDLPLASMEVRSRLLEQLQNTPLTEIAGRSVIDCLTIDGYKFRLADDSWLMIRFSGTEPVLRLYCEAPTLKQVHHTLEWANKWANSV
- a CDS encoding photosystem II manganese-stabilizing polypeptide; protein product: MRYRAFIVAFLALCLGVLTACSEGPASATSVPTPLTYDQIRGTGLANNCPQLSETTRGAIPIQPGQSYSLTNLCLQPTSFFVKEESTNKRQSAQFVQGKLLTRYTSSIDQVLGKLQVDEDRRLTFIEQDGLDFQAITVQLPGGERVPFLFTIKNLVAKSQPGMDSINTSTDFEGEFNVPSYRGAAFLDPKGRGVVTGYDNAVALPSQADQEALTRANVKRAETLKGEISLQVAKVDNLTGEIAGTFESEQPSDTDLGAGEAKEVKIRGIFYARISPE
- a CDS encoding RNA polymerase sigma factor SigF is translated as MYSTATPELKLESLRLLREYQQNRSDTVRNQLVKLNFGLVRKEAHHWTNQCTESYEDLLQVGCLGLIRAIERFDLSKGHAFSSFAIPYIRGEIQHYLRDKGGSFRIPRRWEALHYQAVSLTRSFQQKYNRPPTDSEVVAKLEISQTEWQEIKLAFQNRELVSLDVPLGDGSEGETCLGEIVPDPQYRSFQLAQEDQLRLQQALVQLENRTREILEFVFLHDLTQKEVAERLDISVVTVSRRVKKGLDSLKKLMAGTDD